In the genome of Raphanus sativus cultivar WK10039 unplaced genomic scaffold, ASM80110v3 Scaffold0588, whole genome shotgun sequence, one region contains:
- the LOC130502512 gene encoding glutathione S-transferase T3-like: MDFNPFHDSANFVELLNSQQNVVFGSQSEGSVSLSASQAPLVASQEAPAERKGRRTWTTTDDIVLISSWLNTSKDPLVGNEQKCTAFWQRIADYFSASPKVAGGKKITKTQCKQRWHKMNDKVNKFCGAYEAATRNRTSGMNEDDVLKMAHDIFLNNHQKKFTFEHAWKELRDDQKWCLLSVNGSSSKRRKFDNGSHSESSHAATNETNASVDAEGTPRPPGVKAAKAQKWKKVGEEKEVAGFNNMWSIKKEDLAMKTEITKMRLLESLVNKQVPLDEYEEVLKKKLIKELM, translated from the coding sequence ATGGATTTCAATCCATTTCATGACTCTGCCAACTTTGTTGAACTACTTAATAGTCAACAAAATGTTGTCTTTGGCAGTCAAAGTGAAGGAAGTGTTTCACTCTCTGCATCGCAAGCTCCTCTCGTAGCCAGTCAAGAAGCACCAGCAGAGCGTAAGGGACGAAGGACGTGGACGACAACAGATGATATAGTGTTGATCAGCTCGTGGTTGAACACGAGCAAAGATCCACTTGTTGGGAATGAGCAAAAATGCACGGCTTTCTGGCAGAGAATTGCAGATTACTTCTCGGCGTCTCCTAAGGTTGCTGGTGggaaaaaaatcacaaaaactcAGTGCAAGCAACGTTGGCACAAGATGAATGATAAGGTTAACAAGTTTTGTGGGGCTTATGAAGCAGCAACAAGAAACAGAACCAGTGGTATGAACGAGGATGATGTGCTCAAAATGGCCCACGATATCTTCTTGAACAACCATCAAAAGAAGTTCACCTTTGAGCATGCGTGGAAGGAGCTTCGCGATGACCAGAAGTGGTGTCTACTCTCAGTAAATGGAAGCAGCTCGAAAAGGAGGAAATTCGACAATGGTTCACATTCAGAAAGCTCTCACGCAGCTACAAATGAAACAAATGCTTCTGTAGATGCTGAAGGAACACCTCGTCCTCCTGGTGTTAAGGCAGCAAAAGCACAGAAGTGGAAGAAGGTGGGTGAGGAAAAAGAGGTCGCTGGCTTCAACAATATGTGGAGCATCAAGAAGGAGGATTTGGCAATGAAGACAGAGATCACGAAGATGAGGCTACTTGAGAGTCTTGTTAATAAACAAGTACCACTTGATGAATACGAAGAAGTTCTCAAGAAAAAACTCATAAAAGAGTTGATGTAA
- the LOC108817021 gene encoding fucosyltransferase 3: MKRGKKNSDAGEPVTNPDTRIGSSEVDTVKPSLSSMKSMGLLLAVLMVASVMFSLSVVLRDPPSDDAVESVAASRVLQLRFHQANESDGEESEKKEHLVPGLDKESCLSRYEASLYRKESTFKQSSYLEARFKRYQDLHRRCGPFTSSYNSTLDKLKLGDRSDWGVSGCSYVIWLNSDGELGSRMLSLASAFLYALLTKRVLLVEQGVEMADLFCEPFPHTSWFLPSEFPLNEQSLLRHLVLDSTDQQKLFFCEEGQALLKETPWLILKADSYFVPSLFSISSFEQELEKLFPVKETVFYFLGQHLFHPANVVWGLITRYYSAYLARADQRIGIHIEVSGTTNLVEQILACGVRHELLPEVDKERHLPSSQVLNRKSKAVFVSSSSPGYYFESIRDVYWENPTVTGEVISVHRPSHKEYQKTQRNMESRRAWTEIYLLSCSDVLMVTSPWSSLVEVAHGLGGLKPWVLNETDHDSFCTRARSMEPCSQKPGSHGCKILRDE; encoded by the exons ATGAAGCGTGGCAAGAAGAACTCGGATGCGGGTGAACCGGTGACCAACCCGGACACTCGAATCGGGTCTAGCGAAGTGGATACAGTGAAACCAAGTTTGAGCTCGATGAAATCGATGGGTCTGCTTCTCGCTGTTCTTATGGTTGCTTCTGTTATGTTTTCTCTGTCGGTGGTACTCAGAGACCCGCCTTCTGATGATGCTGTGGAGAGTGTTGCAGCTTCCAGGGTTCTTCAGCTCAGATTCCATCAAG CTAATGAATCAGACGGTGAGGAAAGCGAGAAGAAGGAACATCTTGTCCCTggtttggataaagaatcatgCTTGAGCAGGTATGAGGCGAGTTTATATCGAAAGGAATCGACTTTTAAGCAATCTTCTTACCTGGAAGCTAGATTCAAAAGATACCAAGATCTTCACAGACGGTGTGGACCGTTTACTAGCTCCTATAACTCAACACTTGACAAACTCAAGTTGGGAGATCGGTCTGATTGGGGAGTCTCTGGTTGTAGCTATGTGATATGGTTGAATTCTGATGGTGAGCTTGGAAGTAGGATGCTTAGTCTAGCTTCAGCTTTTCTTTATGCTCTCTTAACGAAAAGGGTTTTACTTGTTGAGCAAGGAGTTGAAATGGCTGATCTTTTCTGCGAGCCGTTTCCGCACACTTCTTGGTTTCTTCCCTCAGAGTTTCCGCTCAATGAACAGTCTCTTCTTCGCCATCTTGTTCTAGATTCCACTGACCAACAAAAGCTTTTCTTTTGTGAGGAAGGTCAAGCTTTGTTGAAGGAAACACCGTGGCTGATCCTGAAAGCAGATAGTTATTTTGTCCCATCACTATTCTCCATCTCTTCATTTGAGCAGGAACTTGAAAAGCTCTTCCCGGTTAAAGAAACGGTCTTTTACTTCTTGGGTCAGCATCTCTTTCACCCAGCTAATGTTGTCTGGGGTCTCATCACACGATACTACAGCGCTTATCTTGCTAGAGCTGATCAAAGAATAGGAATCCATATTGAAGTCTCTGGTACTACAAATTTGGTAGAACAGATTCTAGCTTGTGGAGTTAGGCATGAGTTGCTTCCTGAAGTAGACAAAGAGAGACATCTCCCTTCAAGCCAAGTTCTAAACCGAAAATCAAAGGCCGTGTTcgtctcatcttcttctccagGGTACTACTTTGAGAGTATCAGGGACGTATATTGGGAAAACCCGACGGTGACGGGAGAGGTAATAAGTGTTCACAGGCCTAGCCACAAGGAATACCAAAAAACTCAGAGGAACATGGAGAGCAGGAGAGCTTGGACTGAGATTTACCTTCTAAGTTGTTCTGATGTGCTGATGGTCACAAGCCCATGGTCCTCACTCGTGGAGGTAGCTCATGGCCTTGGAGGGTTGAAGCCATGGGTATTGAACGAGACTGATCATGACTCTTTCTGTACGAGAGCAAGGTCAATGGAGCCCTGTTCCCAGAAGCCAGGGTCCCATGGCTGTAAAATATTAAGAGATGAATAG